One genomic window of Ignavibacteriota bacterium includes the following:
- a CDS encoding acyl-CoA thioesterase: protein MTAPIISRHTLIRVRYADTDQMQIVYNGKYLEYFEVGRTELLRSLGLPYAELEKTGARLPLVDAFCEYIAPARYDDVLDIRSSVETFRSPRLRIHYEIRREDGGLLLTRGYTTHAWQNIETGRIIRPPRLFLEAMESGLPEY from the coding sequence ATGACGGCCCCGATCATCAGCCGCCACACACTGATCCGGGTTCGGTACGCCGACACCGATCAGATGCAGATCGTGTACAACGGCAAATACCTCGAATACTTCGAGGTGGGCCGCACCGAATTGCTGCGCTCGCTCGGCCTTCCGTACGCGGAACTCGAAAAGACCGGCGCGCGGCTCCCGCTCGTCGACGCGTTCTGCGAATACATCGCCCCCGCCCGCTACGACGATGTTCTCGACATCCGCAGCAGCGTCGAAACGTTCCGTTCACCGCGCCTGCGCATCCATTACGAGATCCGGCGCGAGGACGGCGGCCTGCTGCTCACGCGCGGGTACACCACACACGCGTGGCAGAACATCGAGACCGGACGTATCATCAGACCCCCGCGTTTATTCCTAGAAGCCATGGAATCCGGACTGCCGGAATACTGA
- a CDS encoding aspartate carbamoyltransferase catalytic subunit, with the protein MSTLTINHLLGLDGVPRQDIELILTSTDTFVEILDRPIKKVPTLQGKTVVNLFFENSTRTRISFELAERRLSADVVNFAASTSSVSKGETLLDTARNIEAMKVDMVVMRHSAAGACHFLSERCTSRFINAGDGAHEHPTQALLDMYTIRRALGTLEGINVTIIGDILHSRVARSNIFGLVTMGANVAVCAPASLLPRDVERLGVRVFHKVDDALAWSDAINVLRIQLERQAGGYFPSLREFHELYGVTVERLERLGKDLVVLHPGPINRGVEIDSEVADGPSSVILPQVTNGVAVRMAVLYLLGTKAE; encoded by the coding sequence ATGTCCACTCTGACCATCAATCACCTTCTCGGTCTCGACGGCGTCCCGCGCCAGGATATCGAGCTGATCCTCACGTCGACGGACACCTTCGTGGAAATCCTCGACCGCCCGATCAAGAAAGTGCCCACCCTCCAGGGCAAAACCGTCGTGAACCTGTTCTTCGAGAACAGCACACGTACACGGATTTCCTTCGAGCTTGCGGAGCGGCGGCTTTCGGCCGACGTCGTGAATTTCGCCGCAAGCACCAGCAGCGTGAGCAAGGGCGAGACGCTACTCGACACGGCCCGCAACATCGAGGCCATGAAAGTCGACATGGTCGTCATGCGCCACTCTGCAGCGGGTGCCTGCCACTTTCTGAGTGAGCGCTGCACGTCGCGATTCATCAACGCGGGCGACGGTGCGCACGAACATCCCACGCAGGCCCTGCTCGACATGTACACCATCCGCCGCGCGCTCGGCACGCTCGAGGGCATCAACGTCACCATCATCGGTGACATCCTGCACTCGCGCGTTGCACGCTCGAACATTTTCGGCCTTGTCACGATGGGCGCAAACGTCGCCGTCTGCGCCCCGGCCTCGCTGCTTCCACGCGATGTGGAGCGGCTCGGTGTGCGCGTGTTCCACAAGGTGGACGATGCGCTCGCCTGGAGCGACGCGATCAATGTGCTGCGCATACAGCTCGAACGACAGGCGGGCGGCTATTTCCCCTCGCTGCGCGAGTTTCATGAACTGTACGGCGTGACCGTCGAGCGGCTCGAGCGGCTCGGGAAAGATCTTGTCGTGCTGCATCCCGGCCCCATCAACCGCGGCGTCGAAATCGATTCCGAAGTCGCCGACGGCCCCTCGTCGGTGATTCTCCCGCAGGTGACGAACGGCGTCGCCGTGCGTATGGCCGTCCTTTACCTCCTTGGCACAAAAGCGGAGTAA
- a CDS encoding competence/damage-inducible protein A, producing the protein MTAEIISIGDEILIGQVVNTNAAYIGEKLSAIGVRVRRCSVVGDDPGDILDAFRDAWQRSDVVLVTGGLGPTHDDVTRAVVTQFFDTSLVFSPVVFEDITAMFARLGRKLGEQHRDQAMVPAAAAVMRNGHGTAPGSHFTRGGKHFFVMPGVPFEMKGMMENDVLPALAQRVDETRVAYTILTTGIPESTLAALLAGVKTMLDRSALAYLPSPQGVRLRITSIDADAAEARRRADELRTFIEQRASEYIFGMEADTLEAAVGRLLRERGMTLAVAESCTGGRVGDRLTNVPGSSEYFDRGSVVYSNDSKTAMLGVDPALLERHGAVSAETARAMAAGARRGAGVDIALATTGIAGPGGGTPEKPVGLVWIAVADARGGAALRFQFGNDRLRTKERTAQAALDLLRRRLSGLPLHSPLAHPDPLTWTEE; encoded by the coding sequence ATGACCGCAGAAATCATTTCCATCGGCGACGAAATCCTCATCGGTCAGGTCGTCAATACCAATGCCGCCTACATCGGGGAGAAGCTGAGCGCCATCGGCGTGCGTGTGCGCCGCTGCAGCGTTGTCGGCGACGATCCGGGCGACATCCTCGACGCCTTCCGCGACGCATGGCAGCGCAGCGATGTGGTGCTTGTGACCGGCGGGCTGGGTCCGACACATGACGACGTGACGCGCGCGGTGGTGACGCAGTTTTTCGACACGTCGCTTGTGTTCTCGCCCGTCGTGTTCGAAGACATTACGGCGATGTTTGCGCGCCTCGGCCGCAAGCTCGGCGAGCAGCACCGCGACCAGGCGATGGTTCCCGCGGCCGCGGCGGTGATGCGCAACGGACACGGCACCGCGCCCGGCAGTCACTTTACTCGCGGCGGAAAACACTTCTTTGTCATGCCCGGCGTGCCCTTCGAGATGAAAGGCATGATGGAGAATGACGTGCTTCCCGCGCTTGCGCAGCGTGTGGACGAGACGCGTGTGGCCTACACCATCCTGACGACGGGCATTCCCGAATCGACACTCGCGGCTCTGCTCGCGGGCGTGAAAACGATGCTCGACAGAAGCGCACTCGCATATCTTCCCTCGCCGCAGGGCGTGCGGCTCCGCATCACATCGATCGATGCCGACGCCGCGGAAGCGCGGCGGCGCGCCGACGAACTGCGCACATTTATCGAGCAGCGCGCGTCGGAGTATATTTTCGGCATGGAAGCCGACACGCTCGAGGCCGCGGTAGGGCGGTTGCTGCGCGAACGCGGCATGACACTCGCGGTGGCGGAATCGTGCACGGGCGGACGCGTCGGGGACCGTCTCACGAACGTGCCCGGGAGCTCGGAGTACTTCGACCGCGGCAGCGTCGTGTACAGCAACGACAGTAAAACCGCGATGCTCGGCGTCGACCCGGCGCTTCTCGAGAGACACGGCGCGGTCAGCGCCGAAACCGCGCGCGCGATGGCTGCGGGCGCGCGCCGCGGCGCCGGAGTCGATATCGCCCTCGCGACCACAGGCATCGCGGGTCCCGGCGGCGGCACACCGGAAAAACCCGTCGGACTTGTATGGATCGCGGTCGCCGATGCGCGCGGCGGCGCAGCACTGCGTTTCCAGTTTGGCAACGACCGGCTGCGCACAAAAGAGCGCACGGCGCAGGCCGCGCTCGACCTCCTCCGCAGACGCCTGTCCGGCCTGCCTCTCCACTCCCCACTCGCGCATCCCGACCCACTGACATGGACGGAAGAATGA
- a CDS encoding patatin-like phospholipase family protein has translation MVLHIRRLAACIVFAGFICGQCVHAQELPRTDVEAQTSADSLLPRVWRPVRPFGSQLFPEWRRPKIGIVLSGGGARGLAQIGVLKALVEAGITPDVVVGTSIGSIIGGLFAAGYQIDELETAIKAIDWDELLRLSNQSGRENLFIDQKPVSDRSILTLRFDGLRPVLPTSVSNGQRLTNLLNELTLNAPYHSRDFDALKIPFRAVATDLYSGRRVVLGNGPLAEAIRASATVPVLYAPVMRDSMALVDGGMQANIPVDVARELGCDIVIAVNTTSPPRQPSQITNPIETLDQVLNVLMERSNTEQLRRADIVIEPALGTLLATDFQMTDTLIIRGYRSATERIPAIISTVRRAVDTLLAERTDAAPATVVMDGVTRGGEDTGQGSALADRLFSKAFRNSANRIDMPAASIIRDIQVEGARNDHALRVIAETQSSLYRPMTGSRVRHLCENVLRYYRSLGYALADVTILEADTLRGSISLRVREGTIAGIDVVGNTRTNPVVILRELPFREGETFRVQEARAGLNNLAGLGLFHQVSLEIRDTEGGPRVVLHVEERSSQELRVGVLVDAERNAQFGIDLRDANIFGSGSELTGLFFGGFDNRRYEGVYNTNRLFYTNLNMSLHGYYDLRDYSVYTDAPVQKPNRFEREQIARTRLVRYGASATAGMYAGRFGNLYATARFEDQSLRTIDANTAEPPGDEQQTVVSITLGTTIDTRDRYPYPTRGMHFAFAYTSAQSALGSTRAFSKVATSYSVVLSDQHADWSLQPRVLFGYGDRTMPRAEEFRLGGMQMFHGLRENSFTGQQIFVASFDARWHIPLRILFDSYLSVRYDIGRVWEIPEQIKFKDLRHGIGLTVGLDTPIGPADFSIGRSMMFVKGANATYMRLGPVQLSFSIGTGF, from the coding sequence ATGGTGCTTCACATTCGTCGATTGGCAGCCTGCATCGTGTTCGCGGGATTCATCTGCGGGCAGTGCGTTCACGCGCAGGAACTGCCGCGAACCGACGTCGAGGCACAGACATCAGCCGACTCCCTGCTGCCACGCGTCTGGCGGCCTGTGAGACCGTTCGGCTCGCAGCTCTTCCCCGAATGGCGGCGTCCGAAGATCGGCATCGTGTTGAGCGGCGGCGGTGCGCGGGGCCTGGCGCAGATAGGAGTGCTGAAGGCGCTCGTCGAGGCCGGAATCACGCCCGATGTGGTAGTCGGGACGAGCATCGGGAGCATCATCGGGGGCTTGTTCGCGGCCGGATATCAGATAGATGAGCTCGAAACAGCGATCAAGGCCATAGATTGGGACGAACTGCTCCGATTATCGAACCAGAGCGGAAGGGAGAATCTCTTCATCGATCAGAAGCCGGTATCGGACCGGTCCATTCTCACGCTGCGTTTCGACGGACTGCGGCCCGTGCTCCCCACATCCGTGTCGAACGGACAGCGGCTCACGAATCTTCTGAACGAACTGACACTCAACGCGCCCTACCATTCTCGCGATTTTGACGCGCTCAAAATCCCCTTCCGCGCAGTGGCGACCGACTTGTACAGCGGCCGCCGCGTTGTGCTCGGAAACGGCCCGCTGGCCGAGGCCATACGCGCAAGTGCCACGGTGCCCGTGCTGTACGCGCCCGTGATGCGGGATTCGATGGCGCTCGTCGACGGCGGCATGCAGGCGAATATCCCTGTGGATGTGGCGCGTGAACTGGGCTGCGACATCGTGATAGCGGTGAACACCACCAGTCCTCCGCGCCAGCCCTCGCAGATTACCAATCCCATCGAAACGCTCGACCAGGTGCTGAACGTACTGATGGAACGCAGCAATACCGAACAGCTCCGCCGTGCCGATATCGTGATAGAACCGGCGCTTGGCACCTTGCTGGCGACGGATTTCCAGATGACCGACACGCTCATCATCCGCGGATATCGTTCCGCGACGGAGCGCATCCCGGCCATCATTTCCACTGTGCGCCGGGCAGTGGACACGCTCCTGGCGGAGCGCACGGACGCGGCTCCCGCAACCGTCGTGATGGACGGGGTGACACGAGGCGGAGAGGATACAGGACAAGGGTCCGCACTGGCCGACAGGCTGTTCTCGAAGGCCTTCCGAAATTCCGCGAACCGTATCGACATGCCTGCGGCTTCGATCATCCGCGACATACAGGTCGAGGGCGCGCGGAACGATCACGCGTTGCGTGTCATCGCCGAAACGCAGTCGTCGCTGTATCGTCCCATGACCGGCTCGCGCGTGCGTCACCTGTGTGAAAACGTCCTGCGGTATTACCGGTCGCTGGGGTACGCGCTGGCTGACGTGACGATTCTCGAGGCCGACACGCTTCGCGGGTCGATATCGCTGCGTGTGCGCGAAGGGACCATCGCGGGAATAGATGTCGTGGGCAACACACGCACGAACCCGGTCGTTATCCTGCGGGAACTGCCCTTCCGCGAGGGGGAAACCTTCCGCGTGCAGGAAGCCCGCGCGGGATTGAACAACCTTGCGGGCCTGGGACTCTTCCACCAGGTTTCGCTCGAGATCCGCGATACGGAGGGGGGTCCGCGTGTGGTCCTGCACGTGGAGGAGCGCTCGTCGCAGGAGCTGCGCGTCGGTGTGCTTGTTGATGCGGAGCGCAACGCCCAGTTCGGAATCGATCTCCGCGACGCGAACATCTTCGGATCGGGCAGCGAACTTACCGGCCTGTTTTTCGGCGGCTTCGACAACCGGCGCTATGAGGGCGTGTACAATACGAACCGCCTTTTTTACACGAACCTGAACATGTCGCTGCACGGCTACTATGATCTGCGGGATTATTCGGTGTATACCGACGCGCCCGTGCAGAAGCCCAACCGATTCGAGCGCGAGCAGATAGCACGTACACGACTGGTGCGGTACGGCGCAAGCGCCACAGCGGGCATGTACGCGGGACGCTTCGGAAACCTGTATGCCACGGCACGTTTCGAGGATCAATCACTCCGCACGATCGACGCAAACACCGCCGAACCGCCGGGCGACGAACAGCAGACGGTGGTTTCGATCACACTCGGGACCACGATCGACACCCGCGATCGTTATCCCTATCCTACACGCGGCATGCACTTCGCCTTCGCGTACACGTCCGCACAGAGCGCCCTCGGCAGCACACGCGCCTTCAGCAAGGTCGCCACATCGTACAGTGTGGTGCTCTCCGACCAGCATGCGGACTGGTCCCTGCAGCCCCGCGTTCTTTTTGGCTACGGCGACCGCACCATGCCACGCGCGGAGGAATTCCGGCTGGGAGGCATGCAGATGTTCCACGGGCTGCGCGAGAATTCGTTCACCGGGCAACAGATATTTGTCGCAAGTTTTGATGCACGCTGGCACATCCCGCTGCGCATCCTTTTCGACAGCTATCTGTCGGTCCGCTACGACATCGGGCGGGTGTGGGAGATACCGGAACAGATCAAGTTCAAGGATCTGCGGCACGGTATCGGCCTGACTGTTGGTCTGGACACGCCCATCGGGCCGGCCGATTTTTCCATAGGCCGCAGCATGATGTTTGTAAAGGGCGCAAACGCGACGTACATGCGGCTGGGGCCCGTACAATTGTCGTTCTCGATCGGAACGGGATTCTGA
- a CDS encoding acetyl-CoA carboxylase carboxyltransferase subunit alpha, whose amino-acid sequence MAKTVLDFERPIVELEKKIEEMKAVMQDLEISDEIAALETRIEELRRSVYSNLTRWQKVQLARHPDRPYTLDYIGKVFSDFVELHGDRTFGDDKAIVGGFARLDEMSVMVIGHQKGRDTKSNLYRNFGMANPEGYRKAKRLMELAAKFNRPVITLIDTPGAYPGLEAEERGQAEAIARNLFVMSQLPVPIIVAIIGEGASGGALGIGVGDRILMLENTWYSVIAPESCSSILWRSWDYKEQAAEALKLTAPDLLAAGIIDRIVPEPLGGAHRNPSEAAMLLKDALQEEIAPLVRMKPEQLVKARIKKFSRMGEFAE is encoded by the coding sequence ATGGCCAAAACCGTACTCGATTTCGAACGACCGATCGTCGAGCTGGAAAAAAAGATCGAAGAGATGAAAGCGGTGATGCAGGATCTCGAGATCAGCGATGAAATCGCCGCGCTCGAGACGCGCATCGAAGAGCTGCGCCGTTCCGTCTATTCGAATCTCACGCGCTGGCAGAAAGTGCAGCTCGCGCGGCATCCCGACCGGCCGTACACCCTCGACTACATCGGCAAAGTATTTTCCGACTTCGTCGAATTACACGGCGATCGCACCTTCGGCGACGACAAGGCGATAGTGGGCGGCTTTGCCCGGCTCGACGAAATGTCGGTGATGGTGATCGGTCATCAGAAGGGGCGCGACACAAAGAGCAACCTGTACCGCAATTTCGGCATGGCGAATCCCGAGGGATACCGAAAGGCGAAACGGCTCATGGAACTCGCGGCGAAATTCAACAGGCCCGTCATCACGCTCATCGACACTCCGGGTGCCTACCCCGGGCTCGAGGCCGAGGAGCGCGGGCAGGCCGAGGCCATCGCGCGCAATCTCTTCGTCATGTCGCAGCTTCCGGTGCCGATCATCGTCGCGATAATCGGCGAGGGCGCCTCGGGCGGCGCGTTGGGCATTGGCGTGGGCGACCGCATCCTCATGCTCGAAAACACCTGGTACTCGGTCATCGCCCCCGAATCCTGCTCGAGCATTCTGTGGCGCAGTTGGGACTACAAGGAACAGGCGGCCGAGGCGCTCAAACTCACAGCCCCCGATCTGCTCGCCGCGGGGATCATCGATCGTATCGTGCCGGAACCTCTCGGAGGCGCGCACCGCAATCCTTCCGAAGCGGCGATGCTGTTGAAGGACGCGCTGCAGGAGGAGATCGCGCCACTCGTGCGCATGAAGCCCGAGCAGCTCGTGAAGGCGCGCATCAAAAAATTCTCGCGCATGGGTGAATTTGCCGAGTGA
- a CDS encoding dihydroorotase → MSSYLFKKGHIIDPATGLDTVKDVLVVDGVIAAIRDAIDEEHAEVFDLDGMVLAPGFCDMHVHFREPGQEYKESLQTGALSAAAGGFTAVACMPNTVPTIDNAETALYIRTKTEHFPVEVLPIGAITKGREGKELAPMAELRAAGAVAFSDDGTCVNNTKLLRIALEYAGMFDLPVIQHAEDPYLFAGGVMHEGFVSTSIGLPGIPRLAEDVIVARDIAVAEYVDGVYHVAHVSSAGAVQAVRSAKERGLKVTCEVTPHHFTLTDEHVRGYNTNTKMNPPLRTRDDVIAMKEALRDGVIDAIATDHAPHAIFEKEVEYAHAPFGIVGLETAIGLSMTELVHTGYLTVFELIEKMSTNPRRILRLPDIRIEEGVPANFTFFHPEQEWTVDAAQFKSRSKNTPFHGMVLRGRPRGIFNRQQLVWIAE, encoded by the coding sequence ATGTCCTCATATCTTTTCAAGAAGGGTCACATCATCGACCCCGCCACCGGTCTCGACACGGTGAAGGACGTCCTTGTCGTCGACGGCGTCATTGCAGCCATTCGCGATGCGATCGACGAGGAGCACGCCGAAGTATTCGACCTTGACGGCATGGTCCTCGCCCCCGGTTTCTGCGACATGCATGTGCACTTCCGCGAGCCGGGACAGGAGTACAAGGAGTCGCTGCAGACGGGCGCACTCTCGGCGGCCGCGGGCGGCTTCACCGCCGTGGCATGTATGCCGAACACCGTTCCGACCATCGACAATGCAGAGACGGCGCTGTACATCCGCACGAAGACGGAACATTTCCCCGTCGAGGTGCTGCCGATCGGCGCGATCACAAAGGGGCGCGAAGGCAAGGAACTCGCGCCCATGGCCGAGCTGCGCGCCGCGGGCGCCGTGGCGTTTTCCGACGACGGCACCTGCGTGAACAACACCAAGCTTCTGCGCATCGCGCTCGAATACGCGGGCATGTTCGATCTGCCGGTGATTCAACACGCGGAGGATCCGTACCTGTTCGCCGGCGGCGTGATGCACGAGGGATTTGTGTCGACCTCCATCGGTCTGCCCGGCATCCCGCGCCTCGCCGAGGACGTGATCGTCGCGCGCGACATCGCCGTGGCGGAATACGTGGACGGCGTGTACCACGTTGCCCATGTCAGCTCCGCCGGCGCGGTGCAGGCGGTGCGTTCCGCGAAGGAGCGCGGGCTCAAGGTCACCTGCGAAGTCACGCCGCATCACTTCACGCTCACCGACGAGCATGTGCGCGGATACAACACCAACACGAAGATGAATCCTCCGCTGCGCACGCGCGACGACGTGATCGCGATGAAGGAGGCATTGCGCGACGGCGTCATCGACGCCATCGCCACCGACCACGCGCCCCACGCCATTTTCGAGAAGGAAGTGGAATACGCGCACGCGCCGTTCGGCATCGTGGGACTCGAGACCGCGATCGGACTGTCGATGACGGAACTCGTGCACACGGGGTACCTGACTGTGTTCGAGCTGATCGAGAAGATGTCGACAAATCCGCGCCGCATCCTGCGGCTTCCGGATATCCGCATCGAGGAAGGCGTGCCCGCGAACTTCACGTTTTTCCATCCCGAGCAGGAGTGGACGGTGGACGCCGCGCAGTTCAAATCGCGGTCAAAAAACACGCCATTCCACGGCATGGTGCTTCGCGGCCGTCCCCGGGGAATCTTCAACCGGCAGCAACTTGTTTGGATAGCTGAATAA
- the pyrR gene encoding bifunctional pyr operon transcriptional regulator/uracil phosphoribosyltransferase PyrR, giving the protein MNLTTNIIDAAGFDRMISRLAHEIIERNHGVANVVVIGLRTRGEFVAQRLAARLGEIEKTQIPTGVLDVTLYRDDVRQHLRQPEVHTTAIPFDISEKDIVLVDDVLFTGRTVRSALDALIDFGRPRTIQLAVLVDRGHRELPIRADYTGKTIPTTRGQEIRVKLREVDDTDGIDLVSREDQ; this is encoded by the coding sequence ATGAACCTCACAACAAACATCATCGACGCGGCCGGCTTCGACCGCATGATCTCGCGGCTCGCGCATGAGATCATCGAACGGAATCACGGCGTCGCAAACGTGGTCGTCATCGGGCTGCGCACACGCGGTGAATTCGTCGCGCAGCGCCTGGCAGCACGGCTCGGCGAAATCGAGAAGACGCAGATTCCCACCGGCGTGCTCGACGTGACGCTGTACCGCGACGACGTGCGGCAGCATCTGCGTCAACCCGAAGTCCACACGACTGCCATTCCCTTCGACATTTCGGAGAAGGACATCGTGCTGGTCGACGACGTGCTGTTCACGGGCCGCACCGTGCGCTCGGCGCTCGACGCGCTGATCGATTTCGGCAGGCCGCGGACCATTCAGCTCGCCGTGCTCGTGGACCGTGGGCACCGCGAACTCCCGATACGCGCCGACTATACGGGCAAGACCATCCCCACGACACGCGGGCAGGAAATCCGCGTGAAACTCCGCGAGGTGGACGACACCGACGGAATAGACCTTGTTTCACGAGAAGACCAATAA
- a CDS encoding glycosyltransferase, producing the protein MMESSGGVRVSVIIVNYNVRDLLENCLHSLEPALRGIPHEVCIVDNNSDDGSVEMLRQKFPGVRLMAQDANLGFARANNVALREARGDFLLLLNPDTLVQEDTVSTMLAFFEKHERAGMAGCKIITPKGTLEPACRRSFPSPWTAFTKLAGLSAMFPASRLFARYNLTYLNEDETYEVDAISGSFMMLRRDVYEKVGGLDEGYFMYGEDLDWCYRVQQAGFGVYYVHETKIIHYGGESTKRSSIDAQAIFYEAMDVFVRKNLKPPAPYLLLITLGIRLRLLVSRLGATADRIGAPLLDAATAMLALLAAEYIRNGALFSFPAYAYPLVYIVMALVVVLTQLAAGTYTRREYLAVRAAVGSLFGFLVLSSLTYFFREYAFSRFVVLLASALALALLTGRRIVALLAAPQRRASFLTGRRTLLVGLSEQAVDILGRLRDSATGTYDVLGLIDVTHKRLGENIAGVEVVGSIENIGKIISTLRISDVIFAPDVVSYSDILSIISRGKGLSVQYRIVPRSMEVIVGKTGIDQLTGVPLVDVEYNLLRPSNRFFKRFFDIAGSFFGIVLFGPVVALLPRPEGPPSSTFRGFVRALPSVFTGRRSLVGVTAEFSNGSRSLYLGKEGLAGIIQLRGGSAGPDERLNLAIQYARNHSLFSDAEILLRTFVTYATRRSRAQAHGE; encoded by the coding sequence ATGATGGAGTCATCGGGGGGCGTGCGCGTCTCTGTGATCATCGTGAACTACAACGTTCGCGATCTTCTCGAGAACTGCCTGCATTCGCTCGAACCCGCGCTGCGCGGCATCCCGCACGAAGTCTGCATCGTCGACAACAATTCCGACGACGGCAGCGTCGAAATGCTGCGCCAGAAATTTCCGGGCGTACGCCTCATGGCTCAGGACGCGAACCTGGGATTTGCGCGCGCGAACAACGTCGCGCTGCGCGAAGCGCGCGGCGACTTTCTGCTGCTTCTGAATCCCGACACCCTCGTCCAGGAGGACACCGTCTCGACCATGCTCGCGTTTTTCGAAAAGCACGAGCGCGCGGGCATGGCGGGCTGCAAGATCATCACTCCGAAGGGCACGCTCGAACCCGCATGCAGGCGCAGCTTCCCGTCGCCGTGGACCGCCTTCACGAAACTCGCCGGCCTCAGCGCCATGTTTCCCGCTTCGAGACTTTTCGCGCGGTACAATCTCACCTATCTCAACGAGGACGAGACCTACGAGGTGGACGCCATCTCCGGGTCGTTCATGATGCTTCGGCGCGACGTCTATGAAAAGGTGGGCGGACTCGACGAGGGCTACTTCATGTACGGCGAGGACCTCGACTGGTGCTACCGCGTACAGCAGGCCGGTTTCGGCGTGTACTACGTGCATGAAACCAAGATCATTCACTACGGCGGCGAGAGCACCAAGCGCAGCAGCATCGATGCGCAGGCCATCTTTTACGAGGCCATGGACGTTTTTGTGCGCAAGAATCTCAAACCGCCCGCGCCGTATCTGCTGCTGATCACTCTCGGCATCCGGCTCCGCCTGCTCGTTTCGCGCCTCGGCGCCACCGCCGACCGCATCGGCGCGCCGCTGCTCGACGCCGCCACTGCCATGCTCGCGCTGCTTGCCGCAGAATACATCCGCAACGGCGCCCTGTTCTCGTTTCCCGCGTACGCCTATCCCCTGGTGTACATCGTCATGGCCCTCGTCGTGGTGCTCACGCAGCTTGCGGCGGGCACATACACACGCCGCGAATACCTTGCGGTGCGCGCCGCCGTGGGCTCGCTGTTCGGTTTCCTGGTGCTCTCGTCCCTCACGTATTTCTTCCGCGAATACGCGTTCAGCCGCTTCGTGGTGCTGCTCGCGAGCGCGCTGGCCCTCGCGCTGCTCACGGGAAGAAGAATCGTCGCATTGCTCGCGGCGCCACAACGCCGCGCGAGTTTTCTCACGGGCCGGCGCACACTGCTTGTCGGGCTGAGCGAACAGGCGGTCGATATACTGGGCCGGCTTCGCGATTCCGCCACAGGCACCTACGACGTTCTCGGATTGATCGACGTCACGCACAAACGGCTCGGTGAAAACATCGCCGGCGTGGAGGTTGTGGGAAGCATCGAGAACATAGGAAAAATCATCAGCACCCTCAGAATATCCGACGTGATATTTGCACCGGATGTTGTGTCGTATTCCGACATTCTTTCGATTATCAGCCGCGGAAAGGGTCTTTCCGTGCAGTATCGAATCGTTCCCCGCAGCATGGAAGTGATAGTCGGCAAGACCGGCATCGACCAACTGACCGGGGTGCCGCTGGTGGATGTCGAGTATAATCTTCTTCGGCCGTCGAATCGTTTTTTCAAACGGTTTTTCGATATTGCAGGTTCGTTCTTTGGAATCGTGCTGTTCGGACCCGTGGTTGCACTGCTGCCGCGCCCGGAGGGACCGCCCTCGAGCACTTTCCGGGGTTTCGTCCGGGCGCTGCCGTCCGTTTTTACCGGCCGGCGTTCCCTCGTCGGTGTGACGGCCGAATTCTCGAACGGATCCCGGTCGCTGTATCTCGGCAAGGAAGGCCTCGCCGGAATCATTCAGCTTCGCGGCGGGTCTGCCGGACCCGACGAACGGCTCAATCTCGCAATTCAATACGCGCGCAATCACTCGCTGTTCTCCGACGCCGAGATACTCCTGAGAACCTTTGTCACGTACGCAACCCGGCGTTCCCGCGCCCAAGCACACGGAGAATAA